From Felis catus isolate Fca126 chromosome B4, F.catus_Fca126_mat1.0, whole genome shotgun sequence:
ATTGTTCCAGTGCCTATCAGTTCAGGTCTCTGGAATTATAGGtctcatatattttgttattagCCCAATACAATCAtcaaaatattccttaaaaaggTTTAATTTGGTCCCTACCAGGGTACAGTCCTTTATGTAGTCATCTTGTCTCTCCTTAAAACTTCTGAAAGAGGAAAGCACCCTAATTCTCCTGAAAGATAGTTAAAAGGTCCTATTTCAATCCTCCCAACTTCCATAGCCTCCTAAATTAGTATTATCACATTATCACCCATATGAATAAGAAACAGTACAACCTTGAGGTGGATCATGACTAAAATTAACTAATAACTCTTCAGCCATCACATGAAGTAGGGGTAACAGAATTGACAGCTCTCCTAACCCCACAATGCTTGCCCCAGGAGAGCCCCCGAGGACCAGGCAGACTCCAACATGGGCACGGCAGGCATTTTCCTAAAGTGGCAGAGTGCCAAACCATGGCACAGTGTCTGGTGTGGGAGGCCTGGGGACAGGAGGGCAGCCAAAGCCAAGacttctcccccttcctcaaaTTCAATTTTCCCAGCCTTGGCCCCTCCTCTTGTGCTCCCAATTCTAAAGTTTTCAGACCTTCCATAGTGCTCATCTGAGGCAACTATCATCCATCATCTAAGGTGAGTTCTTCTGAAACCTGAAAGAACATACAAATACCTTGGGAGACTGTTGAAAATTCAGGTTCTGATTTAATAGGTCTGTGTTGGGgcctaagattctgcatttctagcaagctcccAGATGACACCATGCTGCTGGttcatggaccacactttgaagaCCAAGACCTATGTGACTTGTAACAACTGCCTCCCAGGGAAAGTCTATCTGTCCAcatccttctgtctgtctgtcctccaCATGGCAATGAGAATCATATCTCATCCTTTTCTGATTCAGCAATCTCACTCCATGACACAATACACAATACAAACCTGGCTCATAAATTCCCTTCAAATTCAAATACAAACATTCCTCACAAGAGTCTCATTCTTGCATGActcctttttaaatgtctgtgtaCCCTAGAATTACTGTCccttttattttccaattcacctatgttattttatttcccaaattgCTCCATAGGCATCCTCCTCCATGAAGTGTCTCTTGACCAATATCTCATTCTCAGTTTCTACTCATTCCTTCCCTTCCAAAGTAAAGATGGCTTCATCCTTATACAGCTACTAATACCTCctatttcagtatatttttcttcccattttaggTGTAAgttttctctccccaaataatATTAGATGTTCTTATAAGGTTTTTGCaccagtctttatttttttaaacataatcgtcgaattcatgtatcagttctagcagacttttggtggagtcaaTCGGGTTTGCCatgtataaaatcatgtcatctgcaaaaagtgaaagcttgacttcatcttcgCCAATTtcgatgtctttgatttccttttgttgtctgattgctaatgctagaacttccaacactatgttaaacaacagtggtgagagtggtcatccctgtcatgctcctgatctcagggggaaagctctcagtttttccccaatgaggatgatgttagctgtgggcttttcataaatggctttcattatatttaagtatgttccttctatccagattttcttgagggcttttattaagaaaggatgctgaattttgtcaaatgctttctctgcattgacaggatcatatggttcttttcttttattaatgtgatgtgatGTAttccattgattgatttgtgaatgttgaaccagccctgcagcccaggaatgaatcccacttgatcatagtgaataattatttttatatgctgttgaattcgatttgctagtatcttgttgagaatttttgcatccatattcatcaagaatattgacctgtagttctcttttttttgctgggtctctggtttgggaatcaaagtaaagctagattcataaaatgagtctggaagtttttcttccctttctattttttggaacagcttgagaagggtaGGTGTTATCTCcactttaaatatctggtagaattccccagggaagccatctggtcctggactcttatttgttgggatatttttgataactgattcaatttcttcactgattatgggtctgttgaagttttctatttcttcctgtttgagttttggaagtgtgtgcgtgtttaggaatttgtccattttttccaggttgcccagtttgttggcatataatttttcatagtatcccctgataattgcttgtatttctgaaggattggttgtaataattccattttcattcatgattttatccatttgggtcatctcccttttctttttgagaagcctggctagaggtaagagactcttaaaaactgagaataaactgagggttgatgggaggtgggaggaaggggaaagtgggtgatgggcattgaggagggaacctgttgggatgagcactgggtgttgtatgcaaaccaatttgacaataaatttcatatattttttaaattttttaatgtttatttatttttgagagagagagacagagcatgagcaggggaggagcagagagagagggagacacagaatccgaaacaggttccaggctctgagctgtcagcacagagcgcaaagcggggctcgaactcacaaactgtgagatcatgacctgagccaaagccagacactcaactgactgagccacccaggcgcccctaaatttcatattaaaaaaataaatataattgttaaattggtttccatacatcacccagtgctcatcccagcaagtgccctcctcaatgcccatcattgCTTGTTCtgctctctcccccaacccccattaaccttcagtttgttctcagtatttaagagcctcttatggtttgcctccttccttctctgtaacttttttcccccttcccctcccccatggtctcaagatccacatgtgagtgaaactttctcaagatccacatgtgagtgaaaacatatgatatctgtctttctttgacttatttcacttagcataataccctccagttccatccgcattgctgcaaatggccagatttcattctttctcattgtcaagtattATTCCTCAGTTGATgagtggatgaagaagatgtggtttatatgcaccagtctttaaaaacaaaacaaaacaaaacaaagaaacaaacaaaaaacatctaaAGGAGTTGGCACCTGTATGGGTAATCCTGCCCATAAGAGGCTTCCTTGGAATCACCAATCCCTTGTTGGGAATATGAGAAATTTCACAAGAAAGTAGCTTACTATCCCTCGCTTGCCAAGCAGGACTCAAAcataaatacaatagaaaaacaCTGGCTCTTCTATGCCAACCATAAAACTTAGACTATTTTAACCAGAACTGCAGGTGTCATTTGGAAGCACTTGACTTTCAGTACACTAGGTGCATCGAGAGtgctggctgtgctggtctggaggagaggctgctGAGTTGGCTCAGAGTCAGTCCCGCCCAGTAAATGAGCAGTTGCCAGGTACAGAGGGGTGGAGTTTGGCATAAGGgagtcctgcctccactgggggtcTCTGTGCTGCTCTCTAGGGTCCCACCATGTTGGTGTTGGTGGGAAAGTGGAGCCACCCCATTCCCTTGTTCAGGCAGCCCTTATAGAATAGCTAGGGCAATCAGCATGCCCTGTGACACAACTATCCAGTGTTTTTCTTTGGCAAGTGCCTGggattcaaaattcaaagtctTAAAGGATCTGGCACCACGCAGATCcaccctcctaccccccatcccTTAGATTAGAGCCTCTCCACGCTGTGTTTGTTGTCCTTTTCCCAGAAAAATAGCCCCCTGCCTGCTTAGTGCGTGGAATCTATAGTGTAGCATATCTAAAAAAGCAGCAACAAGGTTATATGCACTCTTGGCAAGCCCTCTGGGTGAAGGCCTTTTGCTGATGCCTAAGGGGTCTTTTGTCCTAAGTACTCCAGAaaggggactgttctctcccagtgagCCCCAGAGATCTCTACACCAAGACACcgccatttttctctcccccaattcacttcTATGCACCTTGTACAAGCCACACTTTCCCACCAACTTTGGAAATCCTTCTTCCAGTctacagatcaatttcctaggtgttcaaagtgatctgacctcaatataGCTGTGTTTGAGAGATGAGGAAAGCCTAGGGtttccctatttctctgccatcttaacttctCCCTCAAACTTTAAGTGATTTAAGAAAGTACCTGTTGTACCCCTGCTGGAGCCAGTCTCCTCTTCAAGAATTCCCTTGAGTCAGATAGAGCAGGTTAGGCCTTCTATCAATTTTGGTACTTTGGCCCCCTCCCCACATACCATAGAAATAGCTGGTGTGGGACCAGGGGTGGTTCTGTGAGGCTGTATTTTCCCTTTTGCTCTTTCAGTAAACAACACTGTTCTTACTGTTGGGTCTACAGGAAGAGCAGAATGTACTTTTGCCCTGAGCAGCATTCTACTCTGATAGAAAAGACAGGACAGCCACCAGAACTCAGGCAGAGCCACACAAAGGCAAAACTAAAAGTGCCTGGGTACAGTTCTAGATGCTGGGTACAGACCTAGAAACAGTTCTAAATATAGTACTGGATGGAGAGAAAAGTTATTTGTCAAGGAAGTCTCCCAGAGGAAAGTTTTAAAGGAGTTGCACACTGCTAGcctgaaaggaagggaaatttaCTGAACCAAAGAAATGTGTAAGGCTcaattatatttaacataaatttattatgtaTTCATTATGTGCCTGGCAGGCAGCTGAGTGCCCTGGGGTGAACAACATATACTCATAACTTATGATCTACAATCagggaataaaataaagaaaataaagacacacagataactgtatatgtatatatgtaaatatgtatatatatacatatacatattttttaatttcagttttattgaagtaaaattgacacataaagttgtaagatatttaaagtgtacactGTGGTGATTTGATagacatatacattgtgaaatgattcaCTATGAGTTCCCCACTGTGAGAGGATTAATGATGGCATTTTaatctgattgtttccttaaatGAAGATAAGTGTTCAAACTGCATCTTTGTTGTCACCACTTCGTCTTTACACGTGGAAGAGCTTCAGCTGGAGCTTTGGTTTTCCGTGTGTGGTCCCTGGAACAGCAGTGTCAACAacacctgggaatttgttagcAGTACAAGTTCTGGGCCTCACCCAGGCCCTCTGAATTCCAAATGCTGGGCACAGGGCCCATCAATCTGTGTTTTCACAAACCTTACAGGTAAGGTGGCATTTCCTGAAGTGAGCACCACAGAGAAGAGTAATATTCCTGACTTCTTTTATTGTGAATTTGATTAGTGAGTAGAAGAGATAGCACTGAGCATACCTAACTCAACCCCTTCCAGTTttagttgattttcttttcttaaccaGGGCCAACCTGCCCAAAGAACACTTGCATTCCAACCTGAAACACAAGTGAATCTAATAAGAGAAAACTCTCTCCTGTGGTGGGAGTTGGGGGGTGCTCATCATTACTTGAGATGAGGAGTAAGTCTGTCTAATTTAGTGAGACAGGATTAGCAAGACAATCAAGTTTCAGATCTAAAGCTGATGGCTTAATCGTCTGTCTCTAGGTCTTGATTATCAATTGCTTCTGAAGATGGGAGGAAGAAATGGAGTGTTATTTGTTGTACCTCTACAGTTCCAACACTTAGTTATAGTGAAAGTGGGCGTGCTTCATATTCACAGTTAATGCAGAAGAGAGATCTGACTGGGAGAATCACAGGACAGAAGAACCAGAGGACATCCTAGAATTTTTTAGGTAAAGATAACTTTAGAAATGATCAGTTGTTaagacctggttctttgaaagaattaacaaaattgatatcCCCTAgccatatttatcaaaaataaaaaggaaaggacccaaataaataaaatcacaaatgaaagaggaaagatcacaaccaacaatgCAGATATACAAACAATACTGAGAGAAAATTATGAGCaataatatgccaacaaattgagcaatctgagagaaatggataaatacctaggaatataaactaccaaaactgaaataggaagaaatagaaaatttgaacagacatgtaaccagtaaagaaattggatcagtaatcaaaaaatcttccaagaaacaagagtccaagaccaaatggcttcccaggggaattctatcaaatatttaaagaagagttaacacctattcttttgatgctgtttcaaaaaatgggaaaaaaaattctaatcccattctatgaggccagcactatgttgattccaaaaccagacaaagaccccaccaaaaggtgaattacagaccaatttccctgattaatatggatgcaaaaattcttaacaagatattagcaaatcaattcCAGTAATTCATTAAAAGTATTattcaccaccatcaagtgggatttattcctgagctgcagggatagttcaatatctgcaaatcaatcaatggatACACCAcgttaataaagaaaagataagaaccatatgattctctcaacagatgcagaaaaagcatttggcaaaatacagaatcttttcttgataaaaaccctcaagaaagtaggagtagaaggaacatgcctcaacatcataaaggacatatatgacagacccacagctaatatcctcagtggggaaaaactgagagctttccccctagagtcaggaacatgacagggaggTCCACTCACTACTGTTGttaaacatagtactggaagtcctagcctcagcaatcagataacaagaagaaataaaaggcatatgaACTGGCAAAAtagtcaaactttcactcattgcagatgacatgatactctacatggaaaatccaaaagactccaccaaaaaaaaaaaaaaaaaaaaactgttagaactgatacgtgaattcagcaaaattgcagtatataaaatcatgGCCCAAATTTAAGTGGAATTAAGCAACTAGGCTGTGCTGGATCCCATAAGCGAAGTAGATAGCAAACCCAATCAGCATCCAGATACCAACAGGGGCCCAGGTGTCAGCTGTCAGCTGCATCATAAGGCAAACATTCGCAAAGATGCTCAGTAGCGGGAGGAAAGGCACAGCAGGGACCTTAAAGTGAAGGCGACTGGAGCTCTGTGGCTGTCTCCAGATGACCCCAGTGAGCCCAGTGATGAACACCAGGAGCACCACAACCAGTGAAATCCACACTGGGTTTCCAGAAAGTAGAACTGGCCACTGGGCCAGCACCAGGCAAAGAAGAGTGAGCGGCAGAACAAGCAGTAATGAGCAAACACGGACAACCCAGCCAGAGAGTGGAGTGGGGGTGGAACTGCCTGGAAAAAGTAGTCGTTGTAGAGTCAGCCTCTCTGCTGAAGGTCCATTCTCCTCCTGCATCTCTGCTTCATTTGCCCCATTCTTCACCTCAGGTTGATACCTGAGGATGAGAACACAAAGAGCAACCAGAGAATGAGATATCAGGGACCCAATTGACCTGAGGTCCAAGAGATCTGTGAGTTTAAAGAAGAATATCATGATGGCTGCAATAATTCCAAAGATCACAGCGGCCATGATGGGGGTGTATGTGCCAGCATGGATCCAGGCAAGGACAGGGAACAGGAGACCATCTGTTGCCATCTTGTATATCAACTGCTTAATGGGTAACATAAAGCCCAAGATGCTTGCAGAAAGACTACAGAAAAATCCAAAGGTAACAACGTAGTAGCCAGGGGCCCAGCCAATATGGAGAAATGCTTCAGGCAAGGTGTTCCCAGGTTAAAGTTTGTAGTAAGGCAACATAAGTGTAAGTGCTGCAGAGACACTAAAGTACACGAAAAAGCAGATGAGCAGTGAAACCACAATGCTCATGGGGATGGAACGCTGGGGATTCTGGGCTTCCTCAACTCTGGTAACAATATTGTCAAAACCTATAAATGCATAGAAACAGGTAGCTGCTCCACGGAGAATCCCCTCAAAGCCAAAAGGCACAAATCCTCCATAGCCCAGAGGGCCCAAGCTTGAGGTGTCATTGAGTCCAGCCTTTACGTAGTCCTCTTCTGTGAGCTTCCAGTTGTGCAGGTCCCCTTTAATGAAGCCAGTGATGATGATAAAGCTAAGAATCAAAAGTTTCAACATTGTGACTGCTCTGCTAACCAGGAGAAAGTGATTAATCCTCAGAGTCGGCAATTCCATGAGGAACAACACAAGGCCCACAACAAAGAAATCTAGATATTCTGTAAGGACACGGGAAACGTGTGGTGCAATGTTCTCATGCAGGGTCTGAGAGATCCTGTTCTCACGCAGGTAATCAAAAGCTAAGTTCCATGTCAGGGCCACCATGGCTGTATCAGCAACATAGGAGAAGATGAGGTTCCAGGCAGTGATGAAAGCCCAGATTTCACCTATAGTGATAAAGCTGTAAAGATATGCAGAGCCAGAATGGGGAACCTGAGAACTAATCTCTGCATAGCACAGCCCAGCCAATACAGAAGATAGGCCGGCCACCAAAATGCAGATCACAAAAGATGGTCCTGCTTGATTGCTGGCTACCTCACCAGCCAGGACATACATACCTGCGCCCAATATGTGGTCTACACTCAGCACCACTAAATCCAGAGTGCTCAGGCTTATGGCAGTGTCGGTCTCAGGTCTCTGTTGCTCCTTAGGAAGTCTGCGAACCAGTTTTTGACCAAATCTGTGAAATGCCTGACACAGCATTGTAGCTGGAATTGAAGAGGGTTCTAGGAGCAGAGAGCTGTAGCAAGCACAGGAAGCCTGGAGTCTGGGATTCAGTTTGATGAAGCTGAGTTAAGTCGAGCTGGGTTGGGGCTTCTGAGTTCTGTTGCTCAGATTTCAAACCTGCTGCTTTGTATTTCATCTGCTTTATGCTGTCCCTCCATAAAGCCtaagtaaacaataaatatttactagacAATGGTGTTCTACCAACCAACCCAAATTCAGAAGTCCCATGTCATCTGTTGCAGCCCAGAAACTGACACCAAAagacatcataaaaaaaaaaccctgctttcCCCCCACAAAAAGTAACAAATATCTCCAACATTCTCCTTTTTTACACACTGGATGATATATTCCCATTTGGGTTTATCTAAGTCATGTAGCTTCAAGTACTAATCAAGCTGTAAAATGCAGCAGAGCATGAATGTATTATGCAATAATTCATGCACCAGACGTTTGCATGATGCTTGGGCATGAGTTATGCACATTAATTCACAGAATAAGGGCCTCATTGTATTAcagaaccatttttaaaataataatctgaGTTTAAAATACTAATGTCGGTCCTCCACTCTTAAAACTCTTAACCCCCAAATCAGCTAGCCAGGTTTAGGTGTAACTTTGGTCCTCTTTCTCATCATTTGGCATCATCCATTAAGCCGCACTAATGGCAAAGAATGTACAGTTCAACCCTTCACATTAGCCATATAGGCTCACAGAGGCACtttgaaaagaggaaggaggagaagaagaaaagggtgGGGCTTCATAACTCCCTGCAAGAACCAGATGAACAGGTTGTCTGGTGAAGAGACAGTGGAGAAACGGATACAGCAGCCAACTGAGGGTCCATTTCTAAGAAGGGAGCAGAGCTAGAAAAGCTGTTTTGTGAATTGTGATATTCAATAATCTTAACCCAAGACAATGAGACAAAAATTAACTACAGTTATATCTACAGTCAAGAGAGTATGATGGGTAGGGAGAAACAAAATTAAGTCATCTCGCTCAGTAGCTCACAATGAAAACAATtacttctgtctcctccctccctaggttccaggagagaaggagagctgACTTATGCAGACAGTCTCCTCTCTGGCCCCAAGATGCTCTGTAAACGCCCTGAGCCATCTCTGATGTCAGCTCCCAATGGCttggagaatctg
This genomic window contains:
- the LOC101090876 gene encoding LOW QUALITY PROTEIN: cationic amino acid transporter 3-like (The sequence of the model RefSeq protein was modified relative to this genomic sequence to represent the inferred CDS: substituted 1 base at 1 genomic stop codon), coding for MLCQAFHRFGQKLVRRLPKEQQRPETDTAISLSTLDLVVLSVDHILGAGMYVLAGEVASNQAGPSFVICILVAGLSSVLAGLCYAEISSQVPHSGSAYLYSFITIGEIWAFITAWNLIFSYVADTAMVALTWNLAFDYLRENRISQTLHENIAPHVSRVLTEYLDFFVVGLVLFLMELPTLRINHFLLVSRAVTMLKLLILSFIIITGFIKGDLHNWKLTEEDYVKAGLNDTSSLGPLGYGGFVPFGFEGILRGAATCFYAFIGFDNIVTRVEEAQNPQRSIPMSIVVSLLICFFVYFSVSAALTLMLPYYKLXPGNTLPEAFLHIGWAPGYYVVTFGFFCSLSASILGFMLPIKQLIYKMATDGLLFPVLAWIHAGTYTPIMAAVIFGIIAAIMIFFFKLTDLLDLRSIGSLISHSLVALCVLILRYQPEVKNGANEAEMQEENGPSAERLTLQRLLFPGSSTPTPLSGWVVRVCSLLLVLPLTLLCLVLAQWPVLLSGNPVWISLVVVLLVFITGLTGVIWRQPQSSSRLHFKVPAVPFLPLLSIFANVCLMMQLTADTWAPVGIWMLIGFAIYFAYGIQHSLVA